A DNA window from Nitrospira sp. contains the following coding sequences:
- a CDS encoding 3-deoxy-D-manno-octulosonic-acid transferase (MaGe:77310230), with product MWRLLYNTLFILATPIILCILLAKKRCRRGLLDRLGLRVKPVLEPSGARRPLIWIHAVSLGEVVAVTPLVKALHRNHPDHRFIVSTVTETGREAVEQRLAGVAEHRYAPLDVPWAVSRAIAQWQPVLYAFVETELWPNLLWTLRDRRVPAIMVNGRLSSRSFARQHVPGLISFYRSVLRSLTLCLMQSERDVQRIVALGADPARVQRTGNIKFDQPLPVKPVDASFRASFGIGEGDQLLLAGSTHAGEEEMIVVAYRTVVQQHPSAVLMLAPRHIERVDEVIALVTAAGFSAQRKSRLDSVRSGARVIILDTRGELARAYHEAAVAFVGGTLVPVGGHNLLEPAVLGKPVLFGPYTDHCAEIATLLLESGGAVRVSDAEAVARMVSAWLEDASSRLQVGEAARQTVLDNQGALQRSLDSIEACLPHGPSSSSRPAGQMPQPAIARS from the coding sequence ATGTGGCGACTGCTCTACAATACGCTGTTCATTCTGGCTACGCCGATCATCCTCTGTATTTTGCTCGCCAAGAAACGGTGCCGGAGAGGCTTGCTCGACCGGTTGGGGTTGCGTGTCAAGCCGGTTCTGGAGCCATCCGGAGCGCGCCGCCCGTTGATCTGGATTCATGCCGTGTCGCTCGGGGAAGTCGTGGCGGTCACGCCGCTGGTGAAAGCGCTGCATCGCAACCATCCCGATCACCGGTTTATTGTCTCGACGGTGACGGAAACAGGCCGCGAAGCGGTTGAACAACGACTGGCGGGAGTTGCGGAACATCGCTATGCCCCGCTCGATGTTCCCTGGGCCGTATCCCGCGCTATCGCGCAGTGGCAGCCGGTGCTCTATGCGTTTGTCGAGACCGAACTCTGGCCGAATCTCTTATGGACGCTGCGGGATCGGCGAGTGCCGGCCATCATGGTAAATGGACGGCTGTCGTCGCGGTCGTTCGCCCGGCAGCATGTCCCCGGACTCATCTCATTCTATCGATCGGTGCTGCGGTCGCTCACGCTCTGCCTGATGCAGTCGGAGCGCGATGTGCAGCGCATTGTGGCGCTCGGGGCCGACCCTGCCAGGGTCCAGCGGACCGGCAATATCAAGTTCGATCAGCCGCTGCCAGTAAAGCCGGTGGATGCGTCCTTTCGGGCCAGCTTCGGCATCGGCGAGGGCGACCAGCTTCTCTTGGCCGGAAGCACGCATGCCGGCGAAGAGGAGATGATCGTTGTGGCCTATCGAACGGTGGTGCAACAGCATCCCTCAGCCGTCCTGATGCTGGCGCCTCGGCACATCGAGCGGGTAGACGAAGTGATCGCGCTAGTCACGGCCGCCGGTTTTTCGGCGCAGCGCAAGAGCCGTCTCGATTCCGTTCGATCCGGCGCGCGTGTCATCATCCTGGATACGAGGGGAGAATTGGCGCGGGCCTATCATGAGGCGGCGGTGGCATTTGTCGGCGGCACCTTGGTCCCGGTGGGCGGACATAATTTGCTGGAGCCGGCTGTTTTAGGCAAGCCGGTGTTGTTTGGCCCCTACACAGACCATTGTGCGGAAATTGCGACGCTCCTCTTGGAATCCGGCGGCGCGGTCCGGGTGTCCGATGCGGAGGCGGTTGCGCGAATGGTGAGTGCCTGGCTGGAGGATGCGTCTTCCCGCCTTCAGGTCGGAGAGGCGGCCCGCCAAACAGTCTTGGATAACCAGGGCGCGCTGCAGCGGAGCCTGGATTCAATCGAAGCTTGTTTGCCTCACGGGCCGTCGTCTTCCTCTAGGCCTGCCGGTCAGATGCCGCAGCCGGCGATTGCGAGGTCGTGA
- a CDS encoding hypothetical protein (Evidence 4 : Unknown function but conserved in other organisms; MaGe:77310229), which translates to MVPYPFSRGVFLWGAPIWVSREADDAALEAARVELESTLNRLTDQAEAEVVS; encoded by the coding sequence ATGGTGCCGTATCCATTTTCCCGCGGAGTCTTTCTCTGGGGCGCTCCGATCTGGGTCTCGCGCGAAGCGGATGACGCCGCGCTTGAGGCCGCCCGTGTCGAATTGGAATCGACCTTAAACCGGCTGACGGATCAAGCTGAAGCGGAGGTCGTGTCCTAG
- a CDS encoding hypothetical protein (Evidence 4 : Unknown function but conserved in other organisms; MaGe:77310228) codes for MTGDAIQQKVSLKKRMERWIKFSLLPPLGALVIRGIKGSMRLEQRGFEPVDALYREKRSIILAFWHAQQLMIPFGYRGPGSHVLISQHGDGEIIARIIARFGHEAVRGSSTRGGAGALRSLIKLGRSGKDVVVTPDGPKGPRQVAKLGVIQLAKATGLPIVPLGFACSKKNSSRAGIASWCRIHFPAESFSGALRSGSRAKRMTPRLRPPVSNWNRP; via the coding sequence GTGACAGGTGATGCGATTCAGCAAAAAGTCAGCCTGAAGAAGCGGATGGAGCGATGGATCAAGTTTTCCCTGCTGCCGCCGCTTGGAGCGCTGGTGATTCGTGGGATCAAGGGCAGTATGCGGCTGGAGCAGCGCGGCTTTGAGCCGGTGGATGCGCTGTACCGCGAGAAGCGGTCCATCATTCTGGCGTTCTGGCATGCCCAACAATTGATGATTCCGTTCGGGTATCGCGGGCCGGGATCGCATGTGCTGATCAGCCAGCATGGCGATGGCGAAATTATCGCCCGCATCATTGCCCGGTTTGGCCATGAGGCCGTTCGTGGATCGAGTACCCGTGGCGGCGCCGGGGCGCTGCGGTCGCTCATTAAGCTGGGGCGGTCGGGCAAAGATGTCGTCGTGACACCGGATGGCCCCAAAGGCCCGCGGCAAGTGGCAAAGCTGGGCGTCATTCAACTGGCGAAGGCCACGGGGTTGCCGATTGTCCCGCTCGGCTTCGCCTGCTCAAAAAAAAACTCTTCTCGAGCTGGGATCGCTTCATGGTGCCGTATCCATTTTCCCGCGGAGTCTTTCTCTGGGGCGCTCCGATCTGGGTCTCGCGCGAAGCGGATGACGCCGCGCTTGAGGCCGCCCGTGTCGAATTGGAATCGACCTTAA
- a CDS encoding Tetraacyldisaccharide 4'-kinase (MaGe:77310231), with protein MIVALLRPGDPVRPWLSGVAALYGVAVRVSMWAYDRGWKRPARLPCRVVSVGNLTVGGTGKTPMVILLTEWLQSQGQRVAVLSRGYKRTSTAAHVLVSDGQQVLAGPAEAGDEPYLIATRCPTAIVAVGADRAAVGRWVLEQWPVDWIVLDDGFQHRALFRDLDIVLVDAMDATGLDGLLPAGRLREPLAGLRRAAAVVITRADSERDVAAVRSRLQAVTTENPVHAEVVFRSDEVVSVTTGDRQAVDWCVGKKAWLVSGIGNSESFRRLAMDNGIQVLGETAFADHYAYRGEDLERIRTQVRRSNAEMVFTTEKDAGKLAPLLRSDESWWALRLRADVRRGQDALYRLLHDLSSKPKPQRDVRA; from the coding sequence GTGATCGTGGCGTTGTTGCGGCCTGGCGATCCGGTTCGTCCCTGGCTGAGCGGTGTGGCCGCTCTCTATGGAGTGGCGGTTCGCGTCAGCATGTGGGCCTATGACCGCGGATGGAAGCGGCCGGCGCGATTGCCTTGCCGCGTGGTGAGCGTCGGGAATCTGACCGTCGGCGGAACGGGGAAAACCCCGATGGTCATTCTGTTGACGGAGTGGTTACAGTCACAGGGGCAGCGGGTTGCGGTGCTCAGTCGTGGCTATAAGCGGACATCGACGGCGGCGCATGTGCTGGTGTCGGATGGTCAGCAGGTTTTGGCCGGTCCGGCGGAAGCCGGTGACGAACCGTATTTGATTGCGACGCGTTGCCCCACAGCGATTGTCGCGGTCGGCGCGGATCGCGCAGCGGTCGGACGCTGGGTGCTTGAGCAATGGCCGGTCGATTGGATCGTCCTCGACGATGGGTTTCAGCATCGCGCGTTGTTTCGCGATCTCGATATTGTCTTGGTCGATGCGATGGATGCGACAGGATTGGACGGCTTGTTGCCGGCCGGGCGGCTCCGTGAACCGCTGGCCGGGCTCAGGCGCGCGGCGGCGGTTGTCATCACTCGTGCCGACTCTGAGCGGGATGTGGCCGCGGTGCGAAGCCGATTGCAGGCGGTCACGACAGAAAATCCCGTCCATGCGGAAGTAGTGTTCCGATCCGATGAAGTGGTCTCGGTTACCACAGGGGATCGGCAGGCCGTGGACTGGTGTGTGGGCAAGAAAGCCTGGCTGGTCAGCGGAATCGGAAACAGCGAATCGTTCCGCCGGTTGGCGATGGACAATGGCATACAGGTCTTGGGGGAAACGGCGTTCGCCGATCATTACGCATACCGAGGTGAAGATCTCGAGCGGATACGGACGCAGGTGAGGCGGTCCAACGCGGAGATGGTATTCACCACCGAAAAGGATGCCGGGAAGCTGGCGCCATTGTTACGATCTGACGAGTCCTGGTGGGCCTTGCGGCTGCGAGCCGATGTCCGGCGCGGGCAGGATGCGCTCTATCGCCTGCTGCACGATCTCTCCAGCAAGCCTAAGCCGCAGAGAGATGTCCGTGCGTAA
- a CDS encoding Lipid A export ATP-binding/permease protein MsbA (MaGe:77310227) → MSSVERFFRLLRYVRPYRGRFVAAIVCSGMVAALSGVYAWLVKPVLDGIFIEKNESLLWVLPLALLAVSIVKAFFSYGQTYLMNYVGNRVIADIRQALFLHLMRLPVGYHDANTSGRLVSRVVNDVGLMANAVSNVLKDMFQHALTFIVMLGVIVYQNWQLAGLSIIVIPLAVVTMSRMGRRLRALATSGQERMGDMSSTVQETLSGIRMVKAFRREEAEAARFEQSNRAFLSTTLKANQVWSIGSSHMEVIGVVGVAVIIWYGGYLVLHGSMTPGAFFSFLTAMFMAYTPIRKLAGVNNLIQQAMAASERVFEVLDLATEQAQDKGTLVCQGIADRIELRGVSLSYSGQTAPALAGVDLVIRAGEMVALVGSSGSGKSTLVSLLPRFYQPTGGQMLLDGAPLESYTLASLRTQIGIVSQEVVLFDDTVASNIAFGRPGATANDIEQAAKQAYAHDFISRLPEGYQTTIGERGIKLSGGERQRIAIARAILRDPPLLILDEATSALDTESERIVQLALANLMKNRTTVVIAHRLSTVQNATRIVVLDRGRVAEIGTHDELLRHNGLYQRLHAMQFQDVTNV, encoded by the coding sequence ATGTCGAGCGTAGAGCGATTCTTTCGGTTACTGCGGTATGTCCGGCCCTATCGAGGCCGGTTCGTCGCGGCCATTGTCTGCTCCGGCATGGTGGCGGCGCTGTCCGGCGTCTATGCCTGGCTGGTGAAGCCGGTGCTGGATGGGATTTTCATCGAGAAGAACGAATCGTTGCTCTGGGTCCTTCCGCTCGCGCTCTTGGCGGTGTCGATCGTCAAGGCCTTCTTCAGCTACGGGCAAACCTATCTTATGAACTATGTCGGCAACCGGGTGATTGCCGATATTCGCCAGGCGTTGTTCCTTCATCTGATGCGGCTGCCGGTCGGCTATCACGATGCCAATACGTCCGGACGGCTGGTGTCCCGTGTCGTGAACGATGTGGGATTGATGGCGAACGCCGTCTCCAATGTCCTCAAGGACATGTTTCAGCATGCCCTGACGTTTATCGTGATGCTCGGCGTCATCGTGTATCAGAACTGGCAGCTGGCGGGGCTGTCGATCATCGTCATCCCGCTTGCCGTGGTGACGATGTCCCGCATGGGTCGGCGCCTTCGCGCACTGGCCACCAGCGGGCAAGAGCGGATGGGAGACATGTCCTCGACGGTGCAGGAGACGCTGTCGGGGATTCGGATGGTCAAAGCATTCCGCCGCGAAGAGGCGGAGGCGGCCCGATTCGAGCAGAGCAACCGGGCCTTTTTGAGCACGACGCTGAAGGCCAATCAGGTGTGGTCGATCGGGTCGTCGCACATGGAAGTGATCGGGGTAGTCGGGGTCGCGGTGATTATTTGGTACGGCGGTTATCTGGTGTTGCATGGCAGCATGACGCCGGGCGCGTTCTTCTCATTTCTAACCGCGATGTTCATGGCCTACACACCCATTCGAAAGCTGGCCGGGGTGAACAATCTGATTCAGCAGGCGATGGCCGCTTCAGAGCGGGTCTTTGAAGTGCTGGATCTTGCGACAGAGCAGGCACAAGACAAGGGCACGCTGGTGTGCCAGGGAATCGCCGACCGGATCGAATTGCGCGGGGTGTCGCTCAGCTACAGCGGCCAGACGGCACCGGCTTTGGCGGGAGTCGATCTCGTCATTCGCGCCGGTGAAATGGTTGCGCTGGTCGGGAGCAGCGGCAGCGGCAAGTCCACGCTGGTGAGTCTGTTGCCGAGATTTTACCAGCCGACCGGCGGACAGATGCTGCTCGACGGCGCGCCGTTAGAATCGTATACCTTGGCGTCGCTGCGCACGCAGATCGGCATTGTGTCGCAGGAGGTGGTGTTGTTCGACGATACCGTCGCCAGTAACATCGCGTTTGGGCGACCGGGGGCGACTGCGAACGACATCGAACAGGCTGCCAAGCAGGCCTATGCGCATGATTTTATTTCCCGGTTGCCTGAAGGCTATCAGACGACGATTGGCGAACGAGGGATAAAGCTGTCGGGTGGCGAGCGCCAGCGCATTGCCATCGCTCGGGCGATTTTACGCGATCCTCCGTTGCTGATTTTGGACGAGGCGACCTCCGCGCTTGACACGGAGTCCGAACGCATCGTGCAGCTGGCGCTGGCGAATTTGATGAAGAATCGCACGACGGTGGTGATTGCTCATCGGCTCTCGACGGTGCAGAATGCCACCAGAATTGTGGTGCTGGACCGTGGCCGGGTGGCCGAGATCGGTACGCACGACGAACTCTTGAGACACAACGGCTTGTACCAGCGGTTGCATGCCATGCAATTCCAAGACGTAACGAATGTATGA